CGGCGACAATCGTCGGGGGCAAAAGGGGCAGGTACATAGCCGCCCCCACGGCAAGAACCGCCAGCATGATATCGATGACCGGCACCCCGTCAAAACGATACCATGCCTTTGGTACGCCGAGTGCGGGGTCGGATTTGCGCAGGCCGAACAGCAGGAACACCAGTCCGAGGACGAAAGACAGATGAATGCCACGGTGCAAAAGTTCGCGGATCAATCCGAAGCCTGAGGCATAGAAGTGATAGACCGACATGGCCACCAGCACCGCTGCGATGAAATGCCCCAACATGCGCCCCGTCGGGCGAAAGGCGGTTTCGGGATCAAATTTGCGTTCGATCTCGGCCAGTTGTTCGGGGGTCAATTCGGGTGTGTTATCAGCGGCCATGGGGTATCCGTCTGTAATCATGAAATAAAATAAGGCCCAAACGCCAATGCGGCGTTCGGGCCAAATCAGTCGAAACCGGGATTACTTCAGCAGCCCGGCTTCTTTATAGAACCGCTCTGCACCGGCGTGCAGCGGCACACCCACACCGTTCAATGCAGATTCTGCAGTGATCGTTTTGCCCTTGGCGTGGCCCACATCCAGCAGCTTGCGGGACTGTTCGTTCCACAGGGCCTTGGTGATGTTATAGATCAGTTCTTCATCCTCATTGGCCGAGGTGAACCACTGCGCACCCACTGCCACGGTCGTTGTGGTTGCAACGCCCTCATAGGCACCTTCCGGAATGTCAGAGGCAGCGAAAAAACCGTATTTCTCGGTCAGTGCCGCCGCGCCATCACCATCAATCGGCACCAGCTTGATGTCAGCCGCAGAGGCCAGTTCAACAAGCGATCCCGTTGGATAGCCTGCGACGACAAAGAACGCGTCGATCTTGCCATTACGCAAGGCCTCGGATGCGGCGCCGCCTTTCAGGGCTTCGGCGGTCACATCGTCCAGACCCAGACCATTGGCCTCAAGGATCAGGTTGGCGTCAACATAGGTGCCTGAACCCGGCTCATCCAGCGACACGCGCTTGCCCTTCAGATCGGCAACCGAATTGATGCCACTGTCGGCCAAAGCCACAAGATGAATATGCTCTTCGAACAGGGCGGCGATGGTGCGCAGGTCTTTGGCAGGTTCTTTGCCCTCCATCGTACCGGTGCCGGTGAAGGCCCAATAGGCCACGTCGGACTGGGCAAAGCCCGAATTGCGCAGGCCAGAGATGATGGCGTTGACGTTATCGACTGACCCACGCGAGGAGACAGCAGAGGCGATCAGCCCCTCAACACCGCAAGATCCGCCTGCATCGCATTCGCGCGACCC
This DNA window, taken from Sulfitobacter pacificus, encodes the following:
- a CDS encoding TAXI family TRAP transporter solute-binding subunit: MTFSFKGLKAAAIGAVLVTGLATAAAAQDLKFFTIGTGGTAYTYYPVGGVIANAISKPPGSRECDAGGSCGVEGLIASAVSSRGSVDNVNAIISGLRNSGFAQSDVAYWAFTGTGTMEGKEPAKDLRTIAALFEEHIHLVALADSGINSVADLKGKRVSLDEPGSGTYVDANLILEANGLGLDDVTAEALKGGAASEALRNGKIDAFFVVAGYPTGSLVELASAADIKLVPIDGDGAAALTEKYGFFAASDIPEGAYEGVATTTTVAVGAQWFTSANEDEELIYNITKALWNEQSRKLLDVGHAKGKTITAESALNGVGVPLHAGAERFYKEAGLLK